One Pantoea eucalypti genomic region harbors:
- the wzzE gene encoding ECA polysaccharide chain length modulation protein: MPSDVVDNELDIRGLSGRLWRGKRWIIGLALLFALVAWLVTLLLKQVWSTTAITDRPTVNMLGSYYSQQQFLTNLDARSNTLTLSAPSPTVMDQVYQEFIMQLASWDTRREFWQQTDYFKSRKTGNAHNDAALLDDMIGNILFTPADAAHNLPDNVKLKAETAGDANNLLRQYIAYASERAARHLNDELKGAWRVRTDQLQAQVKRQEDVANAVFQRQQHRLEQALKIASQQGINEKQTREVGENLADSDLFLLGQPVLQGQLDTLRATGPSFDISYDQNRAMLTTLQAGPKLNSKFQTYRYLRTPEEPVSRDSPRRLFMMIMWGAVGALTGAGVALARRPRLMSDTHE, from the coding sequence ATGCCTTCTGACGTTGTGGACAACGAACTGGATATTCGCGGCCTGAGCGGCCGTTTATGGCGTGGCAAACGCTGGATCATCGGGCTGGCACTGCTGTTTGCTCTGGTCGCCTGGCTGGTCACGCTGCTGCTGAAACAGGTCTGGAGCACCACCGCGATCACCGATCGTCCCACGGTGAACATGCTGGGTTCATACTATTCGCAGCAGCAATTCCTGACCAATCTGGATGCGCGCAGCAACACCTTAACCCTGTCAGCACCGTCACCGACAGTGATGGATCAGGTTTATCAGGAGTTCATCATGCAACTCGCGTCGTGGGATACGCGTCGTGAGTTCTGGCAACAGACGGATTACTTCAAGAGCCGCAAAACCGGCAATGCGCATAACGATGCTGCGCTGCTCGACGATATGATCGGCAATATCCTGTTTACGCCTGCTGACGCGGCCCATAACCTGCCCGATAACGTCAAACTCAAAGCGGAAACGGCAGGTGACGCCAATAATTTACTGCGTCAGTACATTGCCTACGCCAGTGAGCGCGCCGCGCGTCATCTGAACGATGAGTTAAAAGGTGCCTGGCGGGTACGTACCGATCAGCTGCAGGCGCAGGTGAAACGTCAGGAAGATGTGGCTAACGCGGTGTTCCAGCGCCAGCAGCATCGGCTGGAGCAGGCGCTGAAGATCGCCAGCCAGCAGGGCATTAATGAGAAGCAGACGCGCGAAGTGGGTGAGAATCTGGCAGACAGCGATCTGTTCCTGCTGGGTCAGCCGGTTTTACAGGGCCAGCTGGATACCCTGCGCGCAACGGGGCCGAGCTTTGATATCAGCTATGATCAGAACAGAGCAATGCTGACCACGCTGCAGGCCGGACCAAAACTGAACAGCAAGTTTCAGACCTACCGTTATCTGCGCACACCGGAAGAGCCGGTATCACGTGACAGTCCGCGACGTCTGTTCATGATGATTATGTGGGGTGCCGTTGGGGCATTAACAGGCGCGGGAGTGGCGCTGGCACGTCGTCCGCGTCTGATGTCAGACACGCATGAGTGA
- the wecA gene encoding UDP-N-acetylglucosamine--undecaprenyl-phosphate N-acetylglucosaminephosphotransferase: MSTELGLIFLFSLAFLFFARKAAKKIGLVDKPNSRKRHHGAIPLVGGISVFAGICFTFAITNYYLPHAMLYLGCAGVLVLVGALDDRFDISVKFRAVVQAIVALVMMFGAKLYLLSLGFIVGPFELIVGPFGYVLTLFAVWAAINAFNMVDGIDGLLGGLSSVTFAAMGIILYFDGQTSLAMWCFAMIAATLPYILLNLGFLGRRFKVFMGDAGSTMIGFTIIWILLETTQGLSHPITPVTALWLIAIPLMDMVAIMYRRLRKGMSPFSADRQHIHHLIMRAGFTSRQAFVLITVAAAILAGIGVLGEYLAFIPEWVMLLLFLGAFMVYGYCLKHAWRVARRIRRIKRRLSHYREAKNK; the protein is encoded by the coding sequence ATGAGTACTGAGCTTGGATTAATTTTTCTCTTTTCCCTGGCTTTCCTCTTTTTTGCTCGAAAAGCAGCTAAAAAAATTGGTTTAGTTGATAAGCCTAACTCACGTAAACGCCATCATGGCGCGATTCCGTTGGTGGGCGGCATTTCTGTGTTCGCAGGTATCTGCTTTACGTTTGCCATTACCAACTATTACCTGCCACACGCGATGCTCTATCTGGGCTGCGCAGGGGTGCTGGTGCTGGTTGGCGCACTGGATGACCGTTTCGATATCAGCGTCAAATTTCGCGCGGTCGTGCAGGCCATTGTCGCGCTGGTGATGATGTTTGGCGCAAAACTTTATCTGCTCAGCCTGGGCTTTATCGTCGGTCCGTTCGAGCTTATCGTTGGCCCCTTTGGCTATGTGCTGACACTGTTTGCCGTCTGGGCTGCAATCAACGCCTTTAATATGGTGGATGGCATCGATGGTCTGCTGGGCGGCCTCTCCTCCGTCACCTTTGCCGCCATGGGAATCATCCTCTACTTCGATGGCCAGACCAGCCTTGCGATGTGGTGTTTTGCGATGATTGCCGCCACGCTGCCCTATATTCTGCTTAATCTTGGCTTCCTTGGCCGCCGCTTCAAAGTCTTTATGGGTGATGCCGGCAGTACCATGATCGGTTTCACCATTATCTGGATTCTGCTGGAAACAACGCAGGGCCTGAGCCATCCCATTACCCCCGTCACCGCACTCTGGCTTATTGCCATTCCGCTGATGGATATGGTGGCGATTATGTATCGTCGTCTGCGTAAAGGCATGAGCCCGTTCTCGGCTGACCGTCAGCACATCCACCATCTGATCATGCGCGCCGGTTTCACCTCACGTCAGGCCTTTGTGCTGATAACTGTTGCTGCGGCCATCCTTGCCGGGATCGGTGTGCTGGGCGAATATCTGGCGTTCATTCCGGAGTGGGTGATGCTGCTGTTGTTCCTTGGCGCTTTCATGGTTTACGGCTACTGCCTGAAACATGCGTGGCGCGTGGCGCGACGTATCCGGCGCATTAAGCGCCGCCTGAGCCATTACCGCGAAGCAAAAAATAAATGA